Proteins co-encoded in one Maylandia zebra isolate NMK-2024a linkage group LG16, Mzebra_GT3a, whole genome shotgun sequence genomic window:
- the LOC101464572 gene encoding gamma-crystallin M2-like translates to MDRVGKIVFYEDRNFQGRYYECSSDCPELNAHFSHCNSIRVESGSWVLYERPNYMGYQYILTRGEYPHYQSWMGYNDSIRSCRIIRNTSGAFRVRVYERPDFSGQMLDCTEDENNLPDRWHHREVHSAQVQDGAWVFYELPNYRGRQYLLERGEYRRFNEWAAMSPNVGSFRRVHDI, encoded by the exons ATGGACCGTGTGGGAAAG ATCGTATTTTATGAAGACAGAAACTTCCAAGGTCGCTATTATGAGTGCAGCAGTGACTGTCCAGAGCTGAACGCCCATTTCAGTCACTGCAACTCTATCCGCGTAGAGAGTGGGTCCTGGGTACTCTACGAGAGGCCTAACTACATGGGCTACCAGTACATACTGACCAGGGGGGAGTATCCACATTATCAGAGCTGGATGGGCTACAATGACAGCATCAGGTCATGTCGGATCATACGGAAC ACCTCTGGTGCATTCAGGGTCCGTGTTTATGAGCGTCCTGACTTCAGCGGTCAGATGTTGGACTGCACTGAAGATGAGAACAACCTGCCCGACCGCTGGCACCACCGGGAGGTTCACTCTGCCCAAGTGCAGGATGGCGCCTGGGTCTTCTACGAGCTTCCCAACTATCGTGGACGCCAGTATCTCCTGGAAAGAGGAGAGTACCGCCGCTTCAATGAGTGGGCTGCAATGAGTCCCAATGTGGGGTCTTTCCGCCGTGTCCATGACATTTAG
- the LOC101478380 gene encoding gamma-crystallin S-1-like, protein MEKIVFFEDRDFKGKSYDCKGDSANLHGYIRRCNSVKVEGGWWVLYERNNFTGYQYVIGPGEYNNYSSWMGFNDCVRSCRIIRNPKGPYKLMLYERLNFIGQSLELTESIKSVQDKWLRQEVQSCKVLEGTWVFFEHPNFSGRQYLLEKGEYHHCSEWGALKAVVGSIRIIKA, encoded by the exons ATGGAGAAG ATTGTGTTTTTTGAAGATCGGGACTTCAAAGGAAAGTCCTATGACTGCAAAGGGGACTCAGCAAACCTGCATGGTTACATCCGCCGATGCAATTCAGTGAAAGTAGAAGGTGGCTGGTGGGTTCTGTACGAACGCAACAACTTTACCGGCTACCAATATGTCATTGGTCCAGGAGAGTACAATAATTACAGCTCCTGGATGGGATTCAATGACTGTGTAAGATCCTGCAGGATCATCAGAAAT CCCAAAGGGCCCTACAAGCTGATGCTGTATGAACGACTTAACTTTATTGGCCAATCTCTGGAGCTGACAGAAAGCATAAAGTCAGTCCAGGATAAATGGCTCCGGCAAGAAGTCCAGTCCTGCAAGGTTCTAGAGGGGACCTGGGTGTTCTTTGAACACCCCAACTTCAGCGGCCGTCAGTACCTGCTGGAGAAAGGGGAGTACCACCACTGCTCAGAGTGGGGAGCTCTGAAAGCAGTTGTAGGCTCCATCAGAATCATAAAGGCTTAA